The Aurantiacibacter gangjinensis genome includes a region encoding these proteins:
- the rpiB gene encoding ribose 5-phosphate isomerase B — protein MRIAIASDHAATDLKAELRDWLIEQGHEVADLGPEPGESVDYPDYGRKLADVVADGTAERGVALCGSGIGISMAVNRNPACRCALVSEPLSAALAREHNDANCIAMGARLTGGEMARACLSAFLETEFAGGRHQRRVDKLAQS, from the coding sequence ATGCGTATCGCCATAGCCTCAGACCATGCCGCAACGGACCTCAAGGCCGAATTGCGCGACTGGCTTATCGAACAGGGTCACGAAGTGGCCGATCTCGGCCCAGAACCGGGCGAAAGCGTCGATTATCCCGATTATGGCCGCAAACTGGCAGATGTGGTTGCCGATGGCACGGCAGAACGCGGTGTGGCGTTATGCGGCAGCGGGATCGGCATCTCCATGGCCGTCAACCGCAACCCTGCCTGCCGCTGCGCGCTGGTGTCGGAGCCGCTTTCTGCAGCGCTCGCCCGCGAGCACAATGATGCCAACTGCATCGCCATGGGTGCGCGGCTAACCGGCGGCGAAATGGCCAGGGCCTGCCTATCCGCTTTCCTCGAAACAGAATTTGCAGGCGGCCGCCATCAGCGCCGCGTGGACAAGCTCGCCCAATCGTAA
- the parA gene encoding ParA family partition ATPase, with the protein MPIIAIVSQKGGSGKTTLALHLATCAAYKKQQTCVIDTDPQATAAAWGDWRGDFLPAVVTSPPARLARTIDKAQKGGVDLVVIDTPPHAEAAMREAIKAADLVLIPTRPRAFDLHALEGIADMVSYAGKPAFVVLNGVPANATRMVEDAKAQAKELGLETCPVTFGERAHFHRSSASGEVAAEIDPAGKAAQEVEALWKWVKRQKL; encoded by the coding sequence ATGCCCATAATCGCCATCGTCAGCCAGAAGGGCGGGTCCGGAAAGACCACGCTTGCTCTGCATCTTGCCACCTGCGCCGCTTACAAGAAGCAACAGACCTGCGTGATCGACACAGACCCGCAGGCGACGGCCGCCGCATGGGGAGACTGGCGCGGCGATTTTCTGCCTGCCGTCGTGACCAGCCCGCCCGCGCGCCTCGCCCGTACCATCGACAAGGCGCAGAAAGGGGGTGTCGATCTCGTGGTCATCGACACGCCGCCCCATGCAGAAGCGGCTATGCGCGAAGCCATCAAGGCGGCGGACCTCGTGCTGATCCCCACGCGCCCGCGCGCGTTCGACCTGCACGCGTTGGAGGGCATTGCCGATATGGTGAGCTACGCCGGAAAGCCCGCCTTCGTGGTGCTGAACGGGGTGCCCGCCAACGCCACCCGCATGGTCGAGGATGCGAAAGCACAGGCCAAGGAGCTGGGTCTGGAAACCTGCCCCGTCACCTTCGGCGAGCGGGCGCATTTTCACCGCTCCTCCGCCAGCGGCGAAGTCGCGGCCGAGATCGACCCTGCGGGAAAGGCCGCGCAGGAAGTCGAGGCATTATGGAAATGGGTGAAGCGCCAGAAACTTTAG
- a CDS encoding rRNA large subunit pseudouridine synthase E gives MPRLILFNKPMNVLSQFTDRGSLTERATLSDYIDVPGVYPAGRLDRDSEGLLLLTDDGRLQARIADPKFKLPKTYLVQVEGEPDDAAVERLANGVDLKDGPTRPALAERIEDPQLWPRDPPIRFRKNVPTCWLRLAISEGRNRQVRRMTAAVGHPTLRLVRWSIGDWTLDGLAPGDWRDAPSV, from the coding sequence ATACCCCGCCTAATCCTCTTCAACAAGCCGATGAACGTGCTGTCGCAGTTTACCGACCGTGGCAGCCTGACCGAGCGCGCAACGCTTTCGGACTATATCGACGTGCCCGGCGTCTATCCCGCAGGCAGGCTTGACCGGGACAGCGAGGGACTGCTCCTGCTGACCGATGACGGACGATTGCAGGCGCGCATTGCCGATCCGAAGTTCAAGCTGCCAAAGACCTATCTGGTGCAGGTAGAGGGCGAGCCGGACGATGCGGCTGTCGAACGGCTTGCGAATGGTGTGGACCTGAAAGACGGCCCTACCCGCCCTGCCCTTGCCGAGCGTATCGAAGATCCGCAGCTCTGGCCGCGCGATCCGCCGATCCGTTTTCGCAAGAACGTACCGACATGCTGGCTGCGCCTCGCCATCAGCGAAGGCCGCAACCGCCAGGTGCGGCGCATGACGGCAGCTGTCGGCCACCCGACGCTGCGCCTCGTGCGATGGTCCATCGGGGACTGGACGCTGGATGGCCTTGCGCCCGGCGATTGGCGGGATGCGCCTTCCGTCTGA